ATGTAGTATTTTCTATGCACTCCATATCATCATGCTTATTAATAAGCCATTTTTCATATTCACTTTTTTCTCTTTGAATTGGTAAATCGATTTCTTTATTTTTACCAGAGAATATATTATTAATTAAATTAATAACTCTCCATCCCCTAGATTTTTTTATTTCATCTATTTTCAATTTATATTCTTCAATTTTTTCTAGTATTTCATGATTTAAAGACTCTCGTTCTATTTTTATAAATAGATTCTCATTGTCTTTAATCACATATACCCCATCTACATTGTCTACAAATAACTCTATATTAATTTTCTTATTACATCCTAAAATTGATACATCTTTTACATCTATATTAATTTCTTTATTATTTTCTATCCTATATAGTGAGATTCGTTTTTTGTATAATTCTTTATTATTCTCTACATCTATTATTTTAGTAATTAAATTTCCTCTAGTGAACTCTTTTGTTTTTCTTAACATTAATTTCAAAGACTTAATTTTTTCTGAATTTAAGTTTAGTGACAAATCTAATTTTTCTTCTGGTGCTAAATATATAATATTATCTTCTTTCATTTATTCCTCCTTTAACATTTACATAAGTATAGTAATAGAGTAACATAACTTCATAATTATGTTACCCTATCACTATTAAAATCTATATGAAAAATCTTCCTTTGCAAGTGTTAAATTACAACTATAATATGGATCACCTTTCTCTAAAAAGTCGGCATATCTTTCTCTAAATCTATTAAATTCTCCCATAAAACGCTTTTGTTTTTCTTCAGTATCTTCTAATCCTCTACTTTTTGATTCATAATGATATAACTCAGCATATGGAGTCCATACATTAACTCTACCTGTCATTAATACTCTTAAGCAAAAATCAACATCATTATACGCTACCTCAAAAGTTTCATCTAATCCATTTACTTCATCAAAAACACTTTTCTTAATTAATAAACATGCACCTGTAACAGCACTTAAGTTTTGTGTTATTCCTAATCTTAAAAAGAATCCATAATCATTTTTATCAAATCCTCTATGTGCATGTGCTGCGGCACCTCCAAGTCCTACTATTACACCACCATGTTGAATAGTGTCATCTGGATAATAAAGCTTAGCTCCTACACACCCAACATCTTCTCTTTGTGATAATGATACCATCTTAGTTAACCATTCTTCATTAATAACTTCAACATCATTATTTAAAAGTAAAATATGTTCTCCAGAAGCAAATTTTGCTCCAAAATTATTAATAGCAGAATAATTAAATCCTTTTTCCCATGTTACCACTTTTATATTTGAGTATTTTTCTTCTATTTCTTTATAATATTCAAATGTTTCTTCTAATTCAGAATTATTTTCTATTACTATTATTTCATAATTCTTATAACTAGTTTTATTAAAAATAGACGTTATAGTTCTATTTAAATCTTCAACATGATCTTTTGTAGGAATTAAAATAGAAACTTTAGGATTTCCAATTATCTCATATTCTACTTCATAAGTTCCTATATATTTTCCATCAACAGTTTTTCCTTTTATACCCATTCTCTTTAATTGTTCATCGATAGCCTTTTTAGCAGAATCATAACAATACATTTTATTTTTAGGATTACCAGCTGTTGATCCTGAATGTACCCTCCATGAATATAAAATTTTAGGAATATGATGTATATTCTGAGCATTTTCTGTTGCTCTTAAAATTATATCGTAATCTTGACTTCCATTAAAACCATATCTAAACCCACCAATTTTATCCATCAAATCTTTTCTAAATACAGAAAAATGACAAATATAATTATAGCTTCTAAATGTATCTGGCGCAAAATCTTGCTTAAAGTGAGGATCAAATCTATAGTCACTTTTCTCATTTATCTTGTCTTCATCAGTATATATAAAATCTATAGTATTATCCTCATTTATTGCTTTTACAACTTCATATAATGCATTTGGCTCTAATAAATCATCATGATCGAATAAACCTATATAATCACCAGTAGCTATATAATATGCTTCTTGTGTATTACCATCAATACCCTTATTTTCATCAAGATACTTAACTTTTATTTTTTCATATTTTGATGAATACTCGTCTAATATCTCATTAACATGTGGTGTTTCTGAGTTACCATCAACTATACACAATTCCCAGTTAGAATAAGTTTGATTAATAACTGAATCTAGTGTTTCTATTAACAAATGTTTAGGTGTTTTATAAGTAGGAATTAATATACTAATTTTAGGTTCATACTGAAATTTATATGATCTTTGATATTCTAATTCTGAGTTAGTTGGAAGATGATTGCTTAACCAATAAGTATAATCTAATCTTTCTCCTCTAAGTTTTCCATATGCTTTTCTTAGAAAAGCTTTAAATCCCTCATCTTTTATAAACTCTTTCGCCCTTCTGATATTGGCAATATTTATATTTTTTATTATAACATAAATTAATTTAATAAATTTCTTTATACCTCTAAAGAAATTTAGTATCTTATCTCTTACATTATATAACCTAACCAAAAATCTCCATCCTGAAGAATTATATATTGTTCTTAATTCTTTAACATGCTTATCAAGTTCCTTAGCAGCAACTTTATCCATATCTTCATATTCAATTTTCATGCAAATATTATCGTTTTTATCAGAATATATATTACATTTTCCATCATCATAAGATATTTCGAAAATTAAATCTTCATTATAAATTCCTAGTACAATAGGAAATCTAACTTCTATCCATTTATTATTTATATCTTCAGACTTACCTATACTAACTAAATTTTTTTCATTATCCTTATATATATTTATAGATATTTTAGATTTTATATCTTCATCACCTATGTATAAATATATAGACTTAATATTATAAACGCTACTTACATATTTAAATTTATATGGTGATTCTTTTGATATTTCTATCTTCTTATTTGGAATCGTTCCTAAAATTACCTCGTTTTTGTTCCTCATTAGAATATTCCTTTCTTAAATATTTCCTATTTCATGATATAATTGTATCATTTCATCAACAGGACCTTCTATCATCTCTCCGCCCTTTTTAATAAATAATACTCTATCACATATCATTTTTATTGAATTCATATCGTGTGATACAAATAATATAGTTTTTTTATCTTTTTTAAATTCAAGAATCTTATTAATACATTTCTTTTGAAATGCTTCATCTCCAACTGCTAATACCTCGTCTATAACAAGTATTTCAGGATCTACATGAATTGCCACAGAAAAGGCTAATCTCATATACATACCTGATGAATAATTCTTTACAGCAGTATCCATAAATTGACCAACCTCAGAAAATTCCACTATTGAATCGTATTTTTTACTTACTTCTTCTTTACTAAGTCCTAAAATTGATCCATATAAATAAACATTTTCTCTACCTGTCAAATCTGGTTGAAACCCAGCTCCAACTTCTAATAAAGATGATACTTTTCCATTAATTATAATCTCTCCACTATCTGGATACAATATCTTTGTTACCAATTTTAAAGTTGTACTTTTTCCTGTTCCATTTTGACCTATTATACCTACTGTTTCTCCCTTATTTACGTTAAAAGAAGCATCTTTAAGAACTTGATATTTTTGTATTTCTAACTTATTTCTTCTTAAAACGAAATTTATAAATTTTTCTTTTATAGAATAGCTTTTATTTTGATATATATTGAACGCTTTACTTACGTTTTTGAATTCAATTACTGACATAAGATTTCACCTTCTTTACTATATTTCCTCTGCAAATCTTTTTTGAATCTTATTAAATACTTTAAATCCAATCCATAAAAATACCATTGCAATTATTGCTAAAGCTAAAACAACTTTTGCACTTGGAAATCTATTTTCATAAAGACATGCCCTTATAGAATTAAGTACTAATGTCATAGGATTTAAATACATTAAAGGTCTTATTTTTTCTGGTATAAGCTCCATTTGATAAATAACTGGAGTTAAATACATCCATGCCATAAATGCAACTTCAACAAAATGAGATACATCTCTATATATAACATTTAAACTACTTAATATTAATGTTAGTCCTATAGTAAAAATCAAAAATAAAAATAAAACTATAGGAAATGCAATTATTGGTATACCTATTGGTATCTTTGC
Above is a genomic segment from Clostridium bornimense containing:
- a CDS encoding glycosyltransferase family 2 protein; translation: MRNKNEVILGTIPNKKIEISKESPYKFKYVSSVYNIKSIYLYIGDEDIKSKISINIYKDNEKNLVSIGKSEDINNKWIEVRFPIVLGIYNEDLIFEISYDDGKCNIYSDKNDNICMKIEYEDMDKVAAKELDKHVKELRTIYNSSGWRFLVRLYNVRDKILNFFRGIKKFIKLIYVIIKNINIANIRRAKEFIKDEGFKAFLRKAYGKLRGERLDYTYWLSNHLPTNSELEYQRSYKFQYEPKISILIPTYKTPKHLLIETLDSVINQTYSNWELCIVDGNSETPHVNEILDEYSSKYEKIKVKYLDENKGIDGNTQEAYYIATGDYIGLFDHDDLLEPNALYEVVKAINEDNTIDFIYTDEDKINEKSDYRFDPHFKQDFAPDTFRSYNYICHFSVFRKDLMDKIGGFRYGFNGSQDYDIILRATENAQNIHHIPKILYSWRVHSGSTAGNPKNKMYCYDSAKKAIDEQLKRMGIKGKTVDGKYIGTYEVEYEIIGNPKVSILIPTKDHVEDLNRTITSIFNKTSYKNYEIIVIENNSELEETFEYYKEIEEKYSNIKVVTWEKGFNYSAINNFGAKFASGEHILLLNNDVEVINEEWLTKMVSLSQREDVGCVGAKLYYPDDTIQHGGVIVGLGGAAAHAHRGFDKNDYGFFLRLGITQNLSAVTGACLLIKKSVFDEVNGLDETFEVAYNDVDFCLRVLMTGRVNVWTPYAELYHYESKSRGLEDTEEKQKRFMGEFNRFRERYADFLEKGDPYYSCNLTLAKEDFSYRF
- a CDS encoding ABC transporter ATP-binding protein; translation: MSVIEFKNVSKAFNIYQNKSYSIKEKFINFVLRRNKLEIQKYQVLKDASFNVNKGETVGIIGQNGTGKSTTLKLVTKILYPDSGEIIINGKVSSLLEVGAGFQPDLTGRENVYLYGSILGLSKEEVSKKYDSIVEFSEVGQFMDTAVKNYSSGMYMRLAFSVAIHVDPEILVIDEVLAVGDEAFQKKCINKILEFKKDKKTILFVSHDMNSIKMICDRVLFIKKGGEMIEGPVDEMIQLYHEIGNI